A region of Ahaetulla prasina isolate Xishuangbanna chromosome 12, ASM2864084v1, whole genome shotgun sequence DNA encodes the following proteins:
- the SLC7A9 gene encoding B(0,+)-type amino acid transporter 1, producing the protein MENVRHRKQSGNQALDDVSVTSKKPKSTNLQKEVGLISGICVIVGTVIGSGIFISPKSVLGNVGAIGPCLVIWASCGVLATLGALCFAELGTMIPRSGAEYPYLLEAFGPIPAFLFSWSSLMVIKPSAFAIICLTFAEYVSAPFYPGCDPPVAVIKCLATAAIVAITVLNSLSVKWTSYLQNILTATKMVIVVIIIVSGIILLAKGNTKNFNNSFDSSSISVGGISLAFYSGLWAYDGWNQLNYITEELKNPYRNLPLSIIIGIPLVTVCYILINVSYFTVMTATELLQSQAVAVTFGDRVLYPASWIVPLFVALSALGAANGTCFTSGRLAYVAGREGHMLKVLSYISVKRLTPAPAIIFYGTVAFFYVIPGDINTLINYFSFAVWLFYGLTVLGLVVMRYTRKDLKRPIRIPVIIPIVVVLVAIVLVLAPIISEPEFAYLYCVLFIFSGLIFYVLFVHYKFGWAQKISEPITMHLQMLLEVVPPEVVAE; encoded by the exons ATGGAGAACGTAAGACACAGAAAACAAAGTGGAAACCAGGCTCTTGATGATGTATCCGTTACCAGCAAGAAACCGAAATCCACAAACTTACAGAAAGAG GTGGGTCTGATCAGCGGAATCTGTGTCATTGTCGGAACCGTGATAGGTTCGGGGATTTTTATTTCTCCGAAGTCTGTTCTGGGTAATGTTGGAGCAATTGGACCTTGCTTGGTTATCTGGGCATCCTGCGGAGTGTTGGCCACCTTAG GGGCACTATGCTTTGCTGAACTTGGCACAATGATCCCCAGATCAGGAGCAGAATATCCTTACCTGTTGGAAGCCTTTGGGCCCATCCCTGCCTTCCTGTTTTCCTGGTCGAGCCTCATGGTCATCAAGCCCAGCGCCTTCGCCATTATCTGCCTGACTTTCGCAGAGTATGTGTCAGCTCCGTTTTACCCAGGATGTGACCCTCCCGTGGCGGTCATTAAGTGCCTGGCTACAGCAGCCATTG TGGCCATTACAGTCCTGAATTCCCTGAGCGTGAAATGGACCAGCTATCTTCAGAACATTTTAACTGCTACTAAAATGGTGATTGTCGTAATTATCATTGTAAGTGGCATCATTCTCCTGGCCAAAG gaaACACAAAAAATTTTAACAATTCTTTTGACAGTTCCTCAATTTCCGTGGGAGGCATAAGCCTGGCATTTTACAGTGGACTCTGGGCCTATGATGGATG gaacCAACTTAATTATATCACAGAAGAGCTTAAAAATCCTTACAG AAATCTGCCCCTGTCTATCATAATTGGAATCCCCCTGGTCACGGTGTGTTATATTTTGATCAATGTTTCTTATTTCACGGTCATGACGGCCACAGAATTGTTGCAGTCTCAAGCGGTTGCAGTG ACGTTTGGGGATCGGGTCCTTTACCCTGCTTCTTGGATTGTTCCTCTTTTCGTGGCCCTTTCCGCCCTGGGGGCAGCCAATGGGACTTGCTTCACGTCTGGCAG GCTTGCTTATGTAGCAGGACGTGAAGGGCACATGTTGAAGGTTTTATCCTACATCAGCGTTAAGCGTTTAACGCCGGCACCCGCTATTATATTTTAT ggtacagtagcatttttttatgtcatcccCGGAGACATCAACACCCTCATTAACTACTTCAGCTTTGCCGTCTGGCTCTTCTATGGCTTAACAGTCTTGGGACTGGTTGTTATGCGCTATACAAGAAAAGATCTGAAAAGGCCTATCAGA ATACCCGTAATCATCCCTATTGTTGTGGTGCTCGTAGCCATTGTTCTGGTCTTGGCTCCCATTATCAGTGAGCCTGAGTTTGCATATTTGTACTGTGTCCTATTTATTTTTAGTGGACTTATCTTTTACGTTCTTTTCGTCCACTACAAGTTTGGCTGGGCTCAAAAAATCTCAG AGCCGATCACCATGCATCTTCAGATGCTGCTGGAAGTCGTTCCACCAGAAGTTGTTGCTGAATGA